TCTTGAGGATCGCACCGTGGTTGCTGGCGACCTTCGCGCCGATCTGGATGTTCGGGTTGCGGGCGGTCACCGCATCGAGGCTGGTGCGGATCTGTTCCTGCTCATCACCGCGGCTTCCCAGGGACGTCCCCGAAGCGACCACGTACCGCACCGGGACGGTGATGTCGTCGAGCACGGGGCCCAGTTCCCGCTCGCGGGAGAGCCTGCCGCGCTCGATGTTGCTCTCGGCCTGCTGTTCGGCGCTCATCCGCGGTGCCAGGCCCGTCGGGCGCAGCAGCGGCATGAACCAGCTCATCCGCCGGAACAGCTTCCGGATCCGCTGCTCCATGGCCTCGTCGAGCCAGTCGGACGGGAACGCGCCGTCGACCAGGACGGTGCCCAGGGCGCGATCCGGATTCCGGCTGGCCCAGTGCGCCGCGACAACCGCGCCGTAGGACCAGCCCACCACCAGCGCCCGATCCACACCGCGGGCCGCGAGAACAGCATCGACGTCCCGGACCGCGGCCTCGAAGGAATAGTCCGCCGAACGCTGCGACTTCCTGCCGCGAGCCCGCTCGTCGTAGGTGAGGTGCCGCCACCCCGTTCCCAGGTCGGCGATGACCCGCCGCCAGTACCCCTGGGTGGCGAACTGGCCATTGAGGTAGACCACCGGGACACCGGGACCGCCGGTGTCGGTGACGGCCAGGGCGGTGTCGTCGACCGACACCATGCCGGTCCACGTCGAACTGATGGGGGCGGTGCTGTTCTTCGTCACGGGTTTCACTCCTGATCGCGCTGGGCTTCAGAGACTGCGGGCGGTGATGTCGCCGTGGGAGGTGGTGGCGTGGATGTCGAGTGCGGCGGTGCCGTCGTTCTTGAGGGCGTTGCTGATGCGGCCGTGGCCGGTCCCGGCGTCCAGGGCGGCCGAGACGCCGGCGACGGCGGCGATCGAGATATCACCGGACTGGGTGCGGAGCACCACCGTGCCGCGCACGGCCTCGGTGATCCGGATGTCGCCCCTCGCGGTGCTGATCTCCGCGGGGCCGTTGAGCCGGCCGACCTCGACGTCGCCGTCGATCGCGACGAGGCGGACGCTCGCGGCCTCGTCGATCTTGATCTGGCGGTACGCGCCGTCGAAGGCGACGTCGCCGAGGCGTCCGACGCCGCGGAGCTCCGCGCTGGCGGCCTTGGCGTCGATGCGGGAGTCCGCGGGCAGCTGGATGGTGACCGCCAGGGATCCGGAGGGACCGATGAGCGGGTTGC
The window above is part of the Micromonospora sp. LH3U1 genome. Proteins encoded here:
- a CDS encoding alpha/beta fold hydrolase, whose translation is MTKNSTAPISSTWTGMVSVDDTALAVTDTGGPGVPVVYLNGQFATQGYWRRVIADLGTGWRHLTYDERARGRKSQRSADYSFEAAVRDVDAVLAARGVDRALVVGWSYGAVVAAHWASRNPDRALGTVLVDGAFPSDWLDEAMEQRIRKLFRRMSWFMPLLRPTGLAPRMSAEQQAESNIERGRLSRERELGPVLDDITVPVRYVVASGTSLGSRGDEQEQIRTSLDAVTARNPNIQIGAKVASNHGAILKKDFPAVAEAVREVARSAERPG
- a CDS encoding DUF4097 family beta strand repeat-containing protein, encoding MQKFDTPTPISVVLDIPAGRVQIIAADRADTTVEVLPVDPSKSRDTKAAEQTTVTYADGVLRITASTPRNPLIGPSGSLAVTIQLPADSRIDAKAASAELRGVGRLGDVAFDGAYRQIKIDEAASVRLVAIDGDVEVGRLNGPAEISTARGDIRITEAVRGTVVLRTQSGDISIAAVAGVSAALDAGTGHGRISNALKNDGTAALDIHATTSHGDITARSL